One genomic segment of Balaenoptera musculus isolate JJ_BM4_2016_0621 chromosome 11, mBalMus1.pri.v3, whole genome shotgun sequence includes these proteins:
- the KLHL40 gene encoding kelch-like protein 40 isoform X1 yields the protein MALGLEQAEEQRLYQQTLLQDGLKDMLDHGKFLDCVVRVGEREFPCHRLVLAACSSYFRARFLAEPERAGELRLEEVSPDVVAQVLHYLYTSEIALDEASVQDLFAAAHRFQIPSIFTICVSFLQKRLCLANCLAVFRLGLLLDCARLAVAARDFICARFSLVSRDADFLGLSADELIAIISSDGLNVEKEEAVFEAVMRWASSGDAEGQAERQRSLPTVFESVRCRLLPRAFLESRVERHPLVRAQPELLRKVQMVKDAHEGRITMLRKKKKGKEAAGAKATDKGTAEAKAEEDEEEAERILPGILNDTLRFGMFLQDLIFMISEEGAMAYDPAANECYCASLSTQIPKNHVSLVTKENQVFVAGGLFYNEDNKEDPMSAYFLQFDHLDSEWLGMPPLPSPRCLFGLGEALNSIYVVGGRELKDDERSLDSVMCYDRLSFKWGESDPLPYAVYGHSVLSHMDLVYVIGGKGSDRKCLNKMCVYDPKKFEWRELAPMKTARSLFGATIHDGRIFVAAGVTDTGLTGSAEVYNIVDSKRILNHCATREVPRTSLIEELLELGGRPLRPSHKSEAHSAWSAWQAPSMPSAALPHWRLSPGSWFPQSSTTSGGTMRMRRSGRGSCGRSPMLLVPPSYLYGSTCCA from the exons ATGGCGTTGGGCTTGGAGCAGGCGGAGGAGCAGCGGCTGTACCAGCAGACGCTCCTGCAGGACGGGCTCAAGGACATGCTGGACCACGGCAAGTTCCTCGACTGCGTGGTGCGGGTGGGTGAGCGCGAGTTCCCATGCCACCGCCTGGTGCTGGCTGCCTGCAGCTCCTACTTCCGGGCGCGCTTCCTGGCCGAGCCCGAGCGCGCGGGCGAGCTGCGCCTGGAGGAGGTGTCCCCTGACGTGGTGGCCCAGGTGCTACACTACCTGTACACGTCAGAGATCGCGCTGGACGAGGCAAGCGTGCAGGACCTGTTCGCCGCGGCGCACCGCTTCCAGATCCCATCCATCTTCACCATCTGCGTGTCCTTCCTGCAGAAGCGCCTGTGCCTCGCCAACTGCCTGGCGGTCTTCCGCCTAGGCCTCCTGCTCGACTGCGCGCGCCTTGCCGTGGCCGCCCGCGACTTCATCTGCGCGCGCTTCTCGCTGGTGTCCCGCGACGCCGACTTCCTCGGGCTCTCGGCTGACGAGCTCATCGCCATCATCTCCAGCGACGGCCTCAAcgtggagaaggaggaggccgTGTTCGAGGCGGTGATGAGATGGGCGAGCAGCGGCGACGCCGAGGGGCAGGCCGAGCGCCAGCGCTCGCTGCCCACCGTCTTCGAGAGCGTGCGCTGCCGCCTGCTGCCACGCGCCTTTCTAGAGAGCCGCGTGGAGCGCCACCCTCTCGTGCGTGCCCAGCCCGAGCTGCTGCGCAAGGTGCAGATGGTGAAGGATGCACACGAGGGCCGCATCACCATGCTGCgcaagaagaagaaggggaaggaggcagcGGGGGCCAAGGCCACTGACAAGGGCACAGCCGAAGCCAAGGCagaggaggatgaagaggaggCCGAGCGCATCCTACCCGGGATCCTCAATGACACCCTGCGCTTTGGCATGTTCCTACAGGACCTCATCTTCATGATCAGTGAGGAGGGCGCCATGGCCTATGACCCGGCAGCCAACGAGTGCTACTGTGCCTCCCTCTCCACCCAGATCCCCAAGAACCACGTCAGTCTAGTGACCAAGGAGAACCAGGTCTTCGTGGCTGGGGGCCTTTTCTACAATGAGGACAACAAAGAGGACCCCATGAGTGCTTACTTCTTGCAG TTTGACCACCTGGACTCAGAGTGGCTGGGGATGCCGCCGCTGCCCTCGCCGCGCTGCCTCTTCGGCCTGGGAGAGGCTCTTAACTCCATCTACGTGGTCGGCGGCCGAGAGCTCAAGGACGACGAGCGCAGCCTGGACTCGGTCATGTGCTACGACAGGCT GTCGTTCAAATGGGGCGAATCGGACCCGCTGCCTTATGCCGTGTACGGCCACTCTGTGCTCTCCCATATGGACCTTGTCTACGTCATTGGCGGCAAAGGTAGCGACAG GAAATGCCTGAACAAGATGTGCGTCTATGACCCTAAGAAGTTCGAGTGGAGGGAGCTGGCCCCCATGAAGACTGCCCGCTCACTCTTCGGGGCCACCATCCATGACGGCCGCATTTTTGTGGCTGCTGGGGTCACAGACACAGGGCTGACCGGTTCAGCTGAGGTGTACAACATCGTGGACAGCAA acggattcttaaccactgcgccaccagggaagtcccaaggacgTCACTTATTGAAGAACTGTTGGAGTTAG gTGGGCGCCCTTTGAGGCCTTCCCACAAGAGCGAAGCTCACTCAGCCTGGTCAGCCTGGCAGGCACCCTCTATGCCATCGGCGGCTTTGCCACACTGGAGACTGAGTCCGGGGAGCTGGTTCCCACAGAGCTCAACGACATCTGGAG gtACAATGAGGATGAGAAGAAGTGGGAGGGGGTCCTGCGGGAGGTCACCTATGCTGCTGGTGCCACCTTCCTACCTGTACGGCTCAACGTGCTGCGCCTGA
- the KLHL40 gene encoding kelch-like protein 40 isoform X2 produces MALGLEQAEEQRLYQQTLLQDGLKDMLDHGKFLDCVVRVGEREFPCHRLVLAACSSYFRARFLAEPERAGELRLEEVSPDVVAQVLHYLYTSEIALDEASVQDLFAAAHRFQIPSIFTICVSFLQKRLCLANCLAVFRLGLLLDCARLAVAARDFICARFSLVSRDADFLGLSADELIAIISSDGLNVEKEEAVFEAVMRWASSGDAEGQAERQRSLPTVFESVRCRLLPRAFLESRVERHPLVRAQPELLRKVQMVKDAHEGRITMLRKKKKGKEAAGAKATDKGTAEAKAEEDEEEAERILPGILNDTLRFGMFLQDLIFMISEEGAMAYDPAANECYCASLSTQIPKNHVSLVTKENQVFVAGGLFYNEDNKEDPMSAYFLQFDHLDSEWLGMPPLPSPRCLFGLGEALNSIYVVGGRELKDDERSLDSVMCYDRLSFKWGESDPLPYAVYGHSVLSHMDLVYVIGGKGSDRKCLNKMCVYDPKKFEWRELAPMKTARSLFGATIHDGRIFVAAGVTDTGLTGSAEVYNIVDSKWAPFEAFPQERSSLSLVSLAGTLYAIGGFATLETESGELVPTELNDIWRYNEDEKKWEGVLREVTYAAGATFLPVRLNVLRLTKL; encoded by the exons ATGGCGTTGGGCTTGGAGCAGGCGGAGGAGCAGCGGCTGTACCAGCAGACGCTCCTGCAGGACGGGCTCAAGGACATGCTGGACCACGGCAAGTTCCTCGACTGCGTGGTGCGGGTGGGTGAGCGCGAGTTCCCATGCCACCGCCTGGTGCTGGCTGCCTGCAGCTCCTACTTCCGGGCGCGCTTCCTGGCCGAGCCCGAGCGCGCGGGCGAGCTGCGCCTGGAGGAGGTGTCCCCTGACGTGGTGGCCCAGGTGCTACACTACCTGTACACGTCAGAGATCGCGCTGGACGAGGCAAGCGTGCAGGACCTGTTCGCCGCGGCGCACCGCTTCCAGATCCCATCCATCTTCACCATCTGCGTGTCCTTCCTGCAGAAGCGCCTGTGCCTCGCCAACTGCCTGGCGGTCTTCCGCCTAGGCCTCCTGCTCGACTGCGCGCGCCTTGCCGTGGCCGCCCGCGACTTCATCTGCGCGCGCTTCTCGCTGGTGTCCCGCGACGCCGACTTCCTCGGGCTCTCGGCTGACGAGCTCATCGCCATCATCTCCAGCGACGGCCTCAAcgtggagaaggaggaggccgTGTTCGAGGCGGTGATGAGATGGGCGAGCAGCGGCGACGCCGAGGGGCAGGCCGAGCGCCAGCGCTCGCTGCCCACCGTCTTCGAGAGCGTGCGCTGCCGCCTGCTGCCACGCGCCTTTCTAGAGAGCCGCGTGGAGCGCCACCCTCTCGTGCGTGCCCAGCCCGAGCTGCTGCGCAAGGTGCAGATGGTGAAGGATGCACACGAGGGCCGCATCACCATGCTGCgcaagaagaagaaggggaaggaggcagcGGGGGCCAAGGCCACTGACAAGGGCACAGCCGAAGCCAAGGCagaggaggatgaagaggaggCCGAGCGCATCCTACCCGGGATCCTCAATGACACCCTGCGCTTTGGCATGTTCCTACAGGACCTCATCTTCATGATCAGTGAGGAGGGCGCCATGGCCTATGACCCGGCAGCCAACGAGTGCTACTGTGCCTCCCTCTCCACCCAGATCCCCAAGAACCACGTCAGTCTAGTGACCAAGGAGAACCAGGTCTTCGTGGCTGGGGGCCTTTTCTACAATGAGGACAACAAAGAGGACCCCATGAGTGCTTACTTCTTGCAG TTTGACCACCTGGACTCAGAGTGGCTGGGGATGCCGCCGCTGCCCTCGCCGCGCTGCCTCTTCGGCCTGGGAGAGGCTCTTAACTCCATCTACGTGGTCGGCGGCCGAGAGCTCAAGGACGACGAGCGCAGCCTGGACTCGGTCATGTGCTACGACAGGCT GTCGTTCAAATGGGGCGAATCGGACCCGCTGCCTTATGCCGTGTACGGCCACTCTGTGCTCTCCCATATGGACCTTGTCTACGTCATTGGCGGCAAAGGTAGCGACAG GAAATGCCTGAACAAGATGTGCGTCTATGACCCTAAGAAGTTCGAGTGGAGGGAGCTGGCCCCCATGAAGACTGCCCGCTCACTCTTCGGGGCCACCATCCATGACGGCCGCATTTTTGTGGCTGCTGGGGTCACAGACACAGGGCTGACCGGTTCAGCTGAGGTGTACAACATCGTGGACAGCAA gTGGGCGCCCTTTGAGGCCTTCCCACAAGAGCGAAGCTCACTCAGCCTGGTCAGCCTGGCAGGCACCCTCTATGCCATCGGCGGCTTTGCCACACTGGAGACTGAGTCCGGGGAGCTGGTTCCCACAGAGCTCAACGACATCTGGAG gtACAATGAGGATGAGAAGAAGTGGGAGGGGGTCCTGCGGGAGGTCACCTATGCTGCTGGTGCCACCTTCCTACCTGTACGGCTCAACGTGCTGCGCCTGACCAAGCTGTGA